From the Cupriavidus necator N-1 genome, one window contains:
- the flhD gene encoding flagellar transcriptional regulator FlhD has translation MESSEVLQEIREVNLAYLLLAQRLVRENQVEAMFRLGVSKEIADILAKLTSAQLVKLAASNMVLCRFRFDDHALLSTLTHTAKSHDMQQIHAAILLARQPVESLN, from the coding sequence TTGGAAAGCAGTGAAGTTCTCCAGGAGATCAGGGAGGTTAATCTCGCCTATCTGCTGCTCGCGCAACGCCTGGTGCGCGAAAACCAGGTCGAAGCCATGTTCCGGCTCGGGGTCAGCAAGGAAATCGCGGATATTCTTGCCAAGCTGACTTCCGCGCAACTCGTCAAGCTGGCGGCATCCAACATGGTGCTGTGCAGGTTCCGCTTCGACGACCATGCGCTTCTGTCCACTCTCACCCACACGGCCAAGAGCCATGACATGCAGCAGATCCACGCCGCGATCCTGCTTGCACGCCAGCCTGTGGAGTCGCTCAATTGA
- a CDS encoding chemotaxis protein CheW, translated as MAGIGHIDTPGSDASGQEFLVFTLGSEEYGIDILKVQEIRSYETVTRISSAPDFIKGVTNLRGVIVPIVDLRLKFRLGNVRYDHQTVVIILNVAGRVVGIVVDGVSDVLTLTGDAIKPAPEFGVSISTEHLTGLGTIDGRMLVLIDIERLMTSAEMALVEAELA; from the coding sequence ATGGCCGGCATCGGACACATCGATACCCCCGGAAGCGACGCTTCGGGCCAGGAGTTCCTGGTCTTCACGCTGGGGTCGGAGGAATACGGCATCGACATCCTCAAGGTGCAGGAGATCCGCAGCTACGAGACCGTGACCCGCATCTCCAGCGCGCCGGACTTCATCAAGGGCGTGACCAACCTGCGCGGCGTGATCGTGCCGATCGTCGACCTGCGCCTGAAGTTCCGCCTGGGCAACGTGCGCTACGACCACCAGACCGTGGTCATCATCCTGAACGTGGCCGGCCGCGTGGTCGGCATCGTGGTGGATGGCGTGTCCGACGTGCTGACGCTGACGGGCGATGCGATCAAGCCCGCGCCGGAGTTCGGCGTGTCGATCTCAACCGAGCACCTGACCGGGCTGGGCACCATCGACGGCCGCATGCTGGTGCTGATCGATATCGAACGCCTGATGACCAGCGCGGAGATGGCGCTGGTCGAGGCCGAGCTGGCCTGA
- the motB gene encoding flagellar motor protein MotB gives MSSAHDMRPIIVRRAKSHAKPHGNHSWKIAYADFMTAMMALFLVLWLLSSANKKTLEGIAEYFRMPLKVAVVGGERSSQTPSVIPGGGQDALRKDGDTMRARANEPSDEQRRNEQQEAQRLRALKQRLEQIIENNPVLRQFRPQLLLDITSEGLRIQILDTQNRPMFRTGSATVETYMRTILREIGPVLNELPNKVSLSGHTDAANYSNGERTYSNWELSGDRANASRRELIAGGMQEGKVLRVLGLAATMPLDKEDLLAPVNRRISIVVLNHKAQARFEAENASAAEVSVAAQAGKAVQEMQAGLAAASAPAPAPTGSKP, from the coding sequence ATGAGCAGCGCACACGATATGCGTCCGATCATCGTCCGCCGGGCGAAATCGCACGCCAAACCGCATGGCAACCACAGCTGGAAGATCGCCTACGCCGACTTCATGACCGCGATGATGGCGCTGTTCCTGGTGCTGTGGCTGCTCTCCAGCGCCAACAAGAAGACGCTGGAAGGCATTGCCGAGTACTTCCGCATGCCGCTCAAGGTGGCCGTCGTCGGCGGCGAGCGGAGCAGCCAGACGCCCAGCGTGATCCCGGGCGGCGGCCAGGACGCGCTGCGCAAGGACGGCGACACCATGCGCGCGCGCGCCAACGAACCCAGCGACGAGCAGCGGCGCAACGAGCAGCAGGAAGCGCAGCGCCTGCGCGCGCTCAAGCAGCGCCTTGAGCAGATCATTGAGAACAACCCAGTGCTGCGCCAGTTCCGGCCGCAGTTGCTGCTGGACATCACCAGCGAGGGGCTGCGCATCCAGATCCTGGATACGCAGAACCGGCCCATGTTCCGCACCGGCAGCGCCACGGTCGAGACCTATATGCGCACCATCCTGCGCGAGATCGGGCCGGTGCTGAACGAGCTGCCCAACAAGGTCAGCCTGTCGGGCCATACCGATGCGGCCAACTATTCCAACGGCGAGCGCACCTACAGCAACTGGGAGCTGTCGGGCGACCGCGCCAACGCTTCGCGCCGCGAGCTGATCGCCGGCGGCATGCAGGAAGGCAAGGTGCTGCGCGTGCTGGGCCTGGCCGCAACCATGCCGCTGGACAAGGAAGACCTGCTGGCGCCGGTGAACCGGCGCATCAGCATCGTGGTGCTCAACCACAAGGCCCAGGCGCGCTTCGAGGCCGAGAACGCCAGCGCCGCAGAGGTCTCGGTGGCGGCGCAGGCCGGCAAGGCTGTGCAGGAGATGCAGGCGGGGCTGGCAGCGGCCTCCGCGCCCGCGCCTGCGCCCACGGGCAGCAAACCATGA
- a CDS encoding DUF4088 domain-containing protein, with the protein MTTEINLALPHDDAARLRKEFEQFVGVSTGLDREFLPPDFQEFLRARLLQHNGPLTERAVSRLLSGGEYGWARRVFDKQLPNALAALMRDAQRFGFGLAVQPDWTPDQRLAHAREWAAQVLSECGADAAFTEALATQVAASAEDVRVLEERMRTPAWRLAESLRQRAYDLMYALQTEDSEAAGRARVGELRGMLGLALEYGSVRPEEASRVLEQVERMRPALFREAPDDVFARLAAWLRRMFGH; encoded by the coding sequence ATGACGACCGAGATCAACCTGGCCCTGCCGCATGACGATGCGGCCCGGCTGCGCAAGGAATTCGAGCAGTTCGTCGGGGTCTCGACCGGCCTGGACCGCGAGTTCCTGCCGCCCGATTTCCAGGAATTCCTGCGCGCGCGGCTGCTGCAGCATAACGGCCCGCTCACCGAGCGCGCGGTCTCGCGGCTGCTGTCCGGCGGTGAATACGGCTGGGCACGCCGCGTGTTCGACAAGCAGTTGCCCAATGCGCTGGCGGCGCTGATGCGCGATGCCCAGCGCTTTGGCTTCGGGCTGGCAGTGCAGCCCGACTGGACGCCGGACCAGCGCCTGGCGCATGCGCGCGAATGGGCCGCGCAGGTGCTGTCGGAATGCGGCGCCGATGCGGCCTTCACCGAGGCGCTCGCCACGCAGGTGGCGGCTTCGGCCGAAGACGTGCGCGTGCTGGAAGAGCGCATGCGCACGCCCGCATGGCGCCTGGCCGAAAGCCTGCGCCAGCGCGCCTATGACCTGATGTACGCGCTGCAGACCGAAGACAGCGAAGCCGCGGGCCGCGCCCGCGTGGGCGAGCTGCGCGGCATGCTGGGCCTGGCCCTGGAATACGGCTCGGTGCGGCCGGAAGAAGCCTCGCGCGTGCTGGAGCAGGTGGAGCGCATGCGCCCGGCGCTGTTCCGCGAAGCGCCCGACGATGTGTTCGCCCGGCTGGCGGCGTGGCTGCGGCGCATGTTTGGGCACTGA
- a CDS encoding methyl-accepting chemotaxis protein translates to MRNNQPVTQREYKLSPSDYLISRTDLKGRITFANRTFIEASGFAAEELLGAAHNLVRHPDMPPEAFADLWQDLQAGRTWMGVVKNRRKNGDFYWVNAAVTPTRVDGSVVGYTSVRSMATREQVEAAGAAYARLRAGRAEGLAIRHGAVVRTGLRGLVQGLLRLNLKRRILWAQAGGMVWFLAALVAVEALGGAGVAAVRPWLWGGFALALASSFAAGTMLLARVHRPVRHMLDFALRMGAGDLTTRFEHRSADEIGALAQAMQTMQRSLQSVVHEIQEGMASISTATRQVAAGYNDLSQRTEQQAAALEQTASSMEELTSTVRQNADNARQASGLAANASETALRGGEVVGRVVQTMDEINDASKKIVDIIGVIEGIAFQTNILALNAAVEAARAGEQGRGFAVVAGEVRSLAQRSANAAKEIKGLIGDTVERVDNGSALVGQAGKTMDEIVQAVERVTDIMGEISAASAEQSAGIEQVNQAVAQMDEGTQQNAALVEEAAAAAGSLEEQAMRLRDAIATFRVSMQAEVRPQRLPAHARADAAQSLAQA, encoded by the coding sequence ATGCGAAACAACCAACCCGTTACGCAGCGCGAATACAAGCTCTCCCCATCGGACTACCTGATCTCGCGCACGGACCTCAAGGGCCGGATCACCTTTGCCAACCGCACCTTTATCGAGGCGAGCGGCTTTGCGGCCGAAGAGCTGCTCGGTGCGGCGCACAACCTGGTGCGCCATCCCGACATGCCGCCCGAAGCGTTTGCCGACCTGTGGCAGGACCTGCAGGCCGGCCGCACCTGGATGGGCGTGGTCAAGAACCGCCGCAAGAACGGCGACTTCTACTGGGTCAACGCCGCCGTGACGCCCACGCGCGTCGATGGCAGCGTGGTCGGCTACACCTCGGTGCGGTCGATGGCGACGCGCGAGCAGGTGGAAGCCGCCGGCGCCGCCTACGCACGCTTGCGCGCCGGCCGCGCGGAGGGGCTGGCGATCCGCCACGGCGCCGTGGTGCGCACCGGGCTGCGCGGCCTGGTGCAGGGCCTGCTGCGCCTGAACCTGAAGCGCCGCATCCTGTGGGCGCAGGCCGGCGGCATGGTGTGGTTCCTGGCCGCACTGGTTGCGGTGGAAGCCCTGGGCGGCGCAGGCGTGGCCGCGGTGCGCCCGTGGCTGTGGGGCGGCTTTGCGCTGGCGCTGGCGTCGTCGTTCGCGGCCGGCACCATGCTGCTGGCGCGCGTGCACCGTCCGGTGCGCCACATGCTGGACTTTGCGCTGCGCATGGGCGCGGGTGACCTGACCACCCGCTTCGAGCACCGCAGCGCGGATGAGATCGGCGCACTGGCGCAGGCCATGCAGACCATGCAGCGCAGCCTGCAGTCGGTGGTGCATGAGATCCAGGAGGGCATGGCCAGCATCTCCACGGCAACGCGCCAGGTGGCCGCGGGCTACAACGACCTGTCGCAACGCACCGAGCAGCAGGCGGCGGCGCTGGAGCAGACGGCGTCGAGCATGGAAGAGCTGACCAGCACGGTGCGCCAGAACGCGGACAACGCGCGCCAGGCCAGCGGGCTGGCGGCGAATGCGTCGGAGACGGCGCTGCGCGGCGGCGAAGTGGTGGGCCGGGTGGTGCAGACCATGGACGAGATCAACGATGCGTCGAAGAAGATCGTCGACATCATCGGCGTGATCGAAGGCATCGCCTTCCAGACCAACATCCTGGCGCTGAACGCGGCGGTGGAAGCGGCGCGCGCCGGCGAGCAGGGCCGCGGCTTCGCGGTGGTGGCGGGCGAGGTGCGCAGCCTGGCGCAGCGCAGCGCCAACGCGGCCAAGGAGATCAAGGGGCTGATCGGCGATACGGTGGAGCGCGTGGACAACGGCTCGGCGCTGGTGGGCCAGGCGGGCAAGACCATGGACGAGATTGTGCAGGCGGTCGAGCGCGTGACCGACATCATGGGCGAGATCAGCGCGGCGTCGGCCGAGCAGAGCGCGGGCATCGAGCAGGTCAACCAGGCCGTGGCGCAGATGGACGAGGGCACGCAGCAGAACGCGGCGCTGGTGGAAGAAGCTGCCGCCGCCGCGGGCTCGCTCGAAGAGCAAGCCATGCGCTTGCGCGACGCCATTGCCACGTTCCGCGTCAGCATGCAGGCCGAGGTGCGTCCGCAGCGCCTGCCGGCCCATGCGCGTGCCGACGCGGCCCAGTCACTGGCACAGGCCTAG
- the cheA gene encoding chemotaxis protein CheA has translation MSVDIDITQFYQTFFEEAEELLVEMEQLLLGLDIESPDPEHLNAIFRAAHSIKGGAATFGFAALTETTHIFENLLDRTRRQELALTRTIIDTFLETKDVLQDQLNAYRNGTEPDPETLARICAVLQQLAQEAAGDAGATAAPAPAPAPVAAMTPAAAATGGGLKIRLIRVSASDQALLREELANLGEITGQQEVNGELVVWLNTQCSADDIIAVCCFVIDLDQIVIEAEAEAPAAAPAVVEAPVPAPVPVAAAPVAAAAAPAAAREKAKPQASAAHGEGSIRVPTEKVDQIINLVGELVITQSMLAQTASALDPVLFDRLFSGMGQLERNARDLQEAVMSIRMMPMDYVFSRFPRLVRDLASKLGKQIDLVTFGKATELDKSLIERIIDPLTHLVRNSLDHGIETPDKRVAAGKDATGQLILSAQHHGGNIVIEVSDDGGGLNRERILAKAIQNGLPVSEAITDEEVWQLIFAPGFSTAEVVTDVSGRGVGMDVVKRNIQEMGGHVQISSRPGLGTTIRIVLPLTLAILDGMSVKVGEETFILPLNCVMESLQPKAEDVHTAANSDRVMHVRGEYLPLLEMHRVFNVAGALQEPTQGIAVILQAEGKRFALLVDQLIGQHQVVLKNLETNYRKVPCISAATILGDGSVALIVDVGALQRTGVRRQEPALAQ, from the coding sequence ATGTCTGTCGATATCGATATCACACAGTTTTACCAGACCTTCTTCGAGGAAGCGGAAGAACTGCTCGTCGAAATGGAGCAGCTGCTGCTCGGCCTGGACATTGAGTCGCCCGATCCCGAGCATTTGAACGCGATCTTCCGGGCGGCGCACTCCATCAAGGGCGGGGCCGCCACCTTCGGCTTCGCGGCGCTGACCGAGACCACCCATATTTTCGAGAACCTGCTGGACCGCACGCGCCGGCAGGAACTGGCGTTGACCAGGACCATCATCGACACCTTTCTGGAAACCAAGGACGTGTTGCAAGACCAGCTCAACGCCTACCGCAACGGCACCGAACCCGATCCGGAAACGCTGGCGCGCATCTGCGCCGTGCTGCAACAGCTGGCGCAGGAAGCCGCCGGCGATGCCGGCGCAACTGCCGCCCCGGCCCCGGCGCCCGCTCCTGTTGCCGCAATGACCCCCGCTGCCGCTGCCACGGGCGGCGGGCTCAAGATCCGCCTGATCCGGGTTTCCGCCTCTGACCAGGCGCTGCTGCGCGAGGAACTGGCCAACCTGGGCGAGATCACCGGCCAGCAGGAGGTGAATGGCGAACTGGTGGTGTGGCTCAACACCCAGTGCAGCGCCGACGACATCATCGCGGTGTGCTGCTTCGTGATCGATCTGGACCAGATCGTGATCGAAGCCGAAGCCGAGGCACCTGCCGCCGCCCCAGCGGTGGTCGAGGCGCCGGTCCCGGCGCCCGTCCCGGTCGCGGCGGCCCCCGTAGCAGCGGCGGCAGCGCCCGCCGCCGCGCGCGAGAAGGCCAAGCCGCAGGCGAGCGCCGCGCACGGCGAAGGCTCGATCCGCGTGCCGACCGAAAAGGTCGACCAGATCATCAACCTGGTGGGCGAGCTGGTGATCACGCAGTCGATGCTGGCGCAGACCGCCTCTGCGCTGGACCCGGTGCTGTTCGACCGCCTGTTCTCCGGCATGGGCCAGCTCGAGCGCAACGCGCGCGACCTGCAGGAAGCGGTGATGTCGATCCGCATGATGCCGATGGACTACGTGTTCTCGCGCTTCCCGCGGCTGGTGCGCGACCTGGCCAGCAAGCTTGGCAAGCAGATCGACCTGGTCACCTTCGGCAAGGCCACCGAACTGGACAAGAGCCTGATCGAACGCATCATCGATCCGCTCACGCACCTGGTGCGCAACAGCCTGGACCACGGCATCGAAACCCCTGACAAGCGCGTGGCCGCCGGCAAGGACGCGACCGGCCAGCTGATCCTGTCCGCGCAGCACCACGGCGGCAATATCGTCATTGAAGTCAGCGACGACGGCGGCGGCCTGAACCGCGAGCGCATCCTGGCCAAGGCCATCCAGAACGGCCTGCCGGTGTCCGAGGCCATCACCGATGAAGAGGTCTGGCAGCTGATCTTCGCGCCGGGCTTTTCCACCGCCGAAGTCGTCACCGACGTGTCCGGCCGCGGCGTTGGCATGGACGTGGTCAAGCGCAATATCCAGGAGATGGGCGGCCACGTCCAGATCAGCTCGCGCCCGGGCCTGGGCACCACCATCCGCATCGTGCTGCCGCTGACGCTGGCGATCCTGGACGGCATGTCGGTCAAGGTGGGCGAAGAGACCTTCATCCTGCCGCTGAACTGCGTGATGGAGTCGCTGCAGCCCAAGGCCGAGGATGTCCACACCGCCGCCAACTCCGATCGCGTCATGCACGTGCGCGGCGAATACCTGCCGCTGCTGGAAATGCACCGCGTGTTCAACGTGGCCGGCGCGCTGCAGGAACCCACGCAGGGCATCGCTGTGATCCTGCAGGCCGAGGGGAAGCGCTTTGCGCTGCTGGTGGACCAGCTGATCGGCCAGCACCAGGTGGTGCTGAAGAACCTGGAAACCAACTACCGCAAGGTGCCATGCATCTCGGCGGCGACCATCCTTGGCGACGGCAGCGTGGCGCTGATCGTCGATGTCGGCGCGCTGCAGCGCACCGGCGTGCGCCGGCAGGAACCGGCGCTGGCGCAATAA
- a CDS encoding methyl-accepting chemotaxis protein, whose amino-acid sequence MHWFNQLRVTTRLVAGFLVVAVIGAVMGLLGVVNMGRMADWTGKIYNGDLQALKAVQDANINLVYASRAQIALLSASTMGERSAEKEQIVKSLGAMDERIRQVAGVFDKPEGKALVKQYQELSPAFRARMEKYVELVSKQPLDTSQFESQVFSESADLLKDSHALEAVMFQMVKRRDDRARNNMEEARSVYNASRLWMLGLVLGGLALSVLLGVLLARALSRQLGGEPAYAAAIAARIAEGDFSSPVTTRAGDKSSLVYAMQQMQQQLSRMVRDFKVSAESIGSASREIAAGNNDLSQRTEQQAAALEQTASSMEELTSTVRQNADNARQASGLAANASETALRGGEVVGRVVQTMDEINDASKKIVDIIGVIEGIAFQTNILALNAAVEAARAGEQGRGFAVVAGEVRSLAQRSANAAKEIKGLIGDTVERVDNGSALVGQAGKTMDEIVQAVKRVTDIMGEISAASAEQSAGIEQVNQAVAQMDEGTQQNAALVEEAAAAAGALEEQASRLQAAVATFRLAAEDARAGSFAAQPLPAATALPARASRAAGAVRAIAAGKRVAKALPASTKAAAVPAADHAAAPEAADAVAAQPARLVAGRTARPALAAADNGDWSAF is encoded by the coding sequence ATGCATTGGTTCAATCAACTGCGCGTCACGACCAGGCTGGTTGCCGGATTCCTGGTCGTTGCCGTGATCGGCGCCGTGATGGGGCTGCTGGGTGTGGTCAACATGGGGCGCATGGCCGACTGGACCGGCAAGATCTACAACGGCGACCTGCAGGCGCTGAAGGCTGTGCAGGACGCCAATATCAACCTGGTCTATGCCAGCCGTGCGCAGATCGCGCTGCTGTCGGCATCGACCATGGGCGAGCGTTCGGCCGAGAAGGAGCAGATCGTGAAGTCGCTCGGCGCGATGGACGAACGCATCCGCCAGGTCGCGGGCGTTTTCGACAAGCCTGAGGGCAAGGCACTGGTCAAGCAGTACCAGGAGCTGTCGCCGGCTTTCCGCGCACGCATGGAGAAGTACGTCGAACTGGTCAGCAAGCAGCCGCTGGATACCTCGCAATTTGAAAGCCAGGTGTTCTCCGAGAGCGCCGACCTGCTCAAGGACAGCCATGCGCTGGAAGCGGTGATGTTCCAGATGGTCAAGCGCCGCGACGACCGCGCCCGCAACAACATGGAAGAAGCGCGCAGCGTCTACAACGCCTCCCGCCTGTGGATGCTGGGCCTGGTGCTGGGCGGCCTGGCGCTTTCGGTGCTGCTGGGCGTGCTGCTGGCGCGGGCGCTGTCGCGCCAGCTTGGCGGCGAGCCGGCCTATGCGGCCGCGATTGCCGCGCGCATTGCCGAAGGCGACTTCTCCTCGCCGGTGACCACGCGCGCAGGCGACAAGAGCAGCCTGGTCTATGCGATGCAGCAGATGCAGCAGCAGCTGTCGCGCATGGTGCGCGATTTCAAGGTGTCGGCGGAATCCATCGGCAGCGCCTCGCGTGAAATTGCCGCGGGCAACAACGACCTGTCGCAGCGCACCGAGCAGCAGGCGGCAGCGCTGGAGCAAACGGCGTCGAGCATGGAAGAACTGACCAGCACGGTGCGCCAGAACGCGGACAACGCGCGCCAGGCCAGCGGGCTGGCGGCGAATGCGTCGGAGACGGCGCTGCGCGGCGGCGAAGTGGTGGGCCGGGTGGTGCAGACCATGGACGAGATCAACGATGCGTCGAAGAAGATCGTCGACATCATCGGCGTGATCGAAGGCATCGCCTTCCAGACCAACATCCTGGCGCTGAATGCGGCGGTGGAAGCGGCGCGCGCCGGCGAGCAGGGCCGCGGCTTCGCGGTGGTGGCGGGCGAGGTGCGCAGCCTAGCGCAGCGCAGCGCCAACGCGGCCAAGGAGATCAAGGGGCTGATCGGCGATACGGTGGAGCGCGTGGATAACGGCTCGGCGCTGGTGGGCCAGGCTGGCAAGACCATGGACGAGATCGTGCAGGCGGTCAAGCGCGTGACCGACATCATGGGCGAGATCAGCGCGGCATCGGCGGAGCAGAGCGCGGGCATCGAGCAGGTCAACCAGGCCGTGGCGCAGATGGACGAGGGCACGCAGCAGAACGCGGCACTGGTGGAAGAAGCTGCCGCCGCTGCCGGCGCGCTGGAAGAGCAGGCCAGCCGGCTGCAGGCGGCCGTGGCGACGTTCCGCCTGGCGGCTGAGGATGCCCGCGCGGGTTCGTTCGCGGCCCAGCCCCTGCCTGCGGCGACGGCGCTGCCGGCCAGGGCGTCTCGTGCCGCCGGCGCGGTGCGCGCCATCGCTGCCGGCAAGCGGGTCGCCAAGGCCCTGCCTGCCAGCACGAAGGCCGCCGCTGTGCCTGCGGCGGACCATGCCGCCGCACCCGAGGCGGCTGATGCTGTCGCCGCGCAGCCGGCGCGGCTGGTGGCAGGCAGGACCGCGCGCCCCGCGCTGGCAGCAGCCGACAACGGCGACTGGAGCGCGTTCTGA
- a CDS encoding CheR family methyltransferase has translation MTPFRTAASVPGQTGSVLAPGAILRRDDARDFLLTERDFEKIRALIHRRAGISLGSHKREMVYSRLVRRLRALQLSDFASYLALLDADDRSSEWEFFTNALTTNLTSFFREAHHFPLLAEHAKKTGRPYSVWCSAASTGEEPYSIAITLAEALGDRAGTVLATDIDTQVLAKARGGVYSAEQVARLSPERLKRFFLKGTGPRTGSVKVKPELAATIAFEPLNLLAPDWGMREQFDAIFCRNVMIYFDKPTQGRILERFVPLLKPHGLLFAGHSENFSYVTRAFQLRGQTVYELAPDAARAGRP, from the coding sequence ATGACGCCGTTCCGCACCGCCGCCAGCGTTCCCGGCCAGACCGGGTCGGTCCTTGCGCCGGGCGCCATCCTGCGGCGCGACGATGCACGCGACTTCCTGCTGACCGAACGCGACTTCGAGAAAATCCGCGCGCTGATCCACCGGCGCGCGGGCATCTCGCTGGGCAGCCATAAGCGCGAGATGGTTTACAGCCGGCTGGTGCGCCGGCTGCGCGCGCTGCAGCTGTCGGACTTCGCCTCGTACCTGGCGCTGCTGGACGCGGACGACCGCTCGTCGGAGTGGGAGTTTTTCACCAATGCGCTGACCACCAACCTGACCTCGTTCTTCCGCGAGGCCCATCACTTCCCGCTGCTGGCCGAGCATGCCAAGAAGACCGGGCGCCCCTACAGCGTCTGGTGCTCGGCCGCGTCCACCGGCGAGGAGCCGTACTCGATCGCCATCACGCTGGCCGAAGCGCTGGGCGACCGTGCCGGCACGGTGCTGGCCACTGACATCGACACCCAGGTGCTGGCCAAGGCCCGCGGCGGCGTGTATTCCGCGGAGCAGGTCGCGCGGCTGTCGCCGGAACGGCTCAAGCGCTTCTTCCTGAAGGGCACCGGGCCGCGCACCGGTTCGGTCAAGGTCAAGCCGGAGCTGGCCGCCACCATCGCGTTCGAGCCGCTGAACCTGCTCGCGCCCGACTGGGGCATGCGCGAGCAGTTCGACGCCATCTTCTGCCGCAACGTGATGATCTACTTCGACAAGCCGACCCAGGGACGCATCCTGGAGCGCTTCGTGCCGCTGCTCAAGCCGCACGGGCTGCTCTTTGCCGGCCACTCGGAGAACTTCTCTTATGTCACGCGCGCCTTCCAGCTGCGCGGGCAGACCGTTTATGAACTGGCGCCGGATGCGGCCAGGGCGGGAAGGCCGTGA
- the flhC gene encoding flagellar transcriptional regulator FlhC produces the protein MTALLQAEPTRSYTATSVPSRKSVLQDANQTQLAIELIGLGARLQVLEAETTLSRDRLIRLYKELRGVSPPKGMLPFSTDWFTTWLPNIHSSLFFSAYQFMVQEGETVGIRAVVAAYRLYLEHVSLLGGEIVLSFTRAWTLVRFFESNMLQLSRCTCCGGQFVTHAYEPHANFVCSLCRPPSRAGKVKKLSKDAAAVQTNT, from the coding sequence TTGACCGCGCTCCTGCAGGCCGAGCCGACCCGGAGTTACACGGCCACCTCCGTTCCCAGCCGCAAGAGCGTGCTCCAGGATGCCAACCAGACCCAGCTTGCGATCGAGCTGATCGGCTTGGGTGCGCGCCTGCAGGTGCTTGAAGCCGAGACCACGCTGTCGCGTGACCGGCTCATCCGCCTGTACAAGGAGCTGCGCGGCGTCTCGCCCCCCAAGGGCATGCTTCCCTTCTCGACGGACTGGTTCACCACCTGGCTGCCGAATATCCATTCCTCGCTGTTCTTCTCTGCCTACCAGTTCATGGTGCAGGAGGGCGAGACCGTAGGCATTCGCGCGGTGGTGGCTGCCTACCGCCTGTACCTTGAGCATGTTTCGCTGCTCGGCGGCGAAATTGTCTTAAGTTTCACGCGTGCCTGGACGTTAGTACGGTTCTTCGAGAGCAACATGCTGCAGCTGTCCCGGTGCACGTGTTGCGGCGGGCAGTTTGTCACGCACGCGTATGAGCCGCACGCGAACTTTGTGTGCAGCCTGTGCCGTCCGCCGTCACGCGCAGGGAAAGTGAAGAAGCTCTCGAAAGACGCCGCCGCCGTGCAGACCAACACCTGA
- the motA gene encoding flagellar motor stator protein MotA, giving the protein MLVVLGYVVVVVAVLGGYAMTGGHMGALYQPAEFVIIGGAAFGAFIATNTAKAIKATARALPGLFKSSKYKKELYLDVMSLLYVLLSKARREGILFLEKEIADPAASSVFSQYPRILSDPVVMEFLTDYLRMMVNGNMNAFEIEALMDHEIETFRHEAEIPAHALSRVGDALPAFGIVAAVMGVVHALGSADLPPAELGALIAHAMVGTFLGILLAYGFVSPLAARIELQVSENVKVYECIKVVLLASLNGYAPLVAVEFGRKVLYSTVRPSFLELDDHVREVKSLN; this is encoded by the coding sequence GTGCTAGTAGTTCTTGGCTATGTCGTCGTGGTTGTGGCGGTGCTTGGCGGTTACGCCATGACCGGCGGCCACATGGGCGCGCTATATCAACCGGCGGAATTTGTAATCATCGGGGGCGCCGCCTTCGGTGCCTTTATCGCCACCAATACAGCAAAGGCCATCAAGGCCACCGCCAGGGCGCTGCCGGGTCTGTTCAAGAGTTCCAAGTACAAGAAAGAGCTGTACCTGGACGTCATGTCGCTGCTGTACGTGCTGCTGTCCAAGGCACGGCGCGAGGGCATCCTGTTCCTGGAAAAGGAAATCGCGGACCCCGCCGCCAGCAGCGTCTTCAGCCAGTACCCGCGCATCCTGTCGGATCCGGTGGTGATGGAATTCCTCACCGATTACCTGCGCATGATGGTCAACGGCAACATGAATGCCTTCGAGATCGAGGCCCTGATGGACCACGAGATCGAGACCTTCCGCCACGAGGCCGAGATCCCCGCCCATGCGCTGTCGCGCGTCGGCGACGCGCTGCCCGCCTTCGGCATCGTTGCCGCGGTGATGGGCGTGGTGCATGCGCTGGGTTCGGCCGACCTGCCGCCGGCCGAGTTGGGCGCGCTGATCGCGCACGCCATGGTCGGCACCTTCCTGGGCATCCTGCTGGCCTATGGCTTTGTCTCGCCGCTGGCCGCGCGCATCGAGCTGCAGGTGTCCGAGAACGTCAAGGTCTACGAATGCATCAAGGTGGTGCTGCTGGCCTCGCTCAACGGCTACGCGCCGCTGGTGGCGGTGGAATTCGGCCGCAAGGTGCTGTACTCCACGGTGCGGCCGTCGTTCCTTGAGCTCGACGACCACGTGCGTGAAGTCAAGAGCCTGAATTAA